In one window of Mycteria americana isolate JAX WOST 10 ecotype Jacksonville Zoo and Gardens chromosome 24, USCA_MyAme_1.0, whole genome shotgun sequence DNA:
- the PCSK4 gene encoding proprotein convertase subtilisin/kexin type 4 isoform X13, which produces MAARPRPRPALGPGLFPGLLVLVVAAAAAAAPPGPAEPRVYLSSWAVRVAAGPREAGGLARRHGLLCLGQVMEGEPYYHFKHRGTRQKALSRHWGWNMRLTKEPKVLWFEQQTVKKRTKRSVSVVPTDPWFHKQWYMNNDIDPDLNILTAWSKGYTGLGVVLTVLDDGIEKDHPDLSANYDPLASYDFNSNDPDPQPRYTTRDENRHGTRCAGEVAAAANNRICGAGVAYNARVGGVRMLDGPITDVVEAQSLSLRPQHIHIYSASWGPEDDGKTVDGPGVLAAEAFYRGVTKGRGGLGSIFIWASGNGGLNYDNCNCDGYANSIYTLSVGSVLAGGQRPWYGEGCSAILTTTYSSRTTSEVQIVTTDLHHRCTDKHTGTSASAPLAAGMIALALEANPALTWRDLQHLVIRTSKPAHLQAEDWAVNGVGRKVSHHYGYGLLDAGLLVEMAKAWPGTRPQRRCSVKALHAPRNIGSKLTVSTDISSCSGRTKRIRSLEHVQVQLSLSYSRRGDLVIALTSPMGTTSTLVTVRPYDTSQQGYKDWTFMSTHFWDENPNGTWTLRLENKGDAYNTGLLASFILHLHGTDEDVTARRFAASAVDECVRRDAQGACEECGSSLYAYQRSCLSYCPPRHYARTQRAAATNAARVCASCHPSCYTCQGASANNCTACPPACAFDELARSCSPLQGFPPKEGLQRDFLPVLICGGLILSAILCVTYRVAFCIVKGSSCCPRAGRTV; this is translated from the exons atggcggcgcggccgcggccgaggccggcgctggggccggggctgttcccggggctgctggtgctggtggtcgccgccgccgccgccgccgccccgccgggccccgccgagccccgcgtCTACCTGAGCAGCTGGGCCGTGCGggtggcagcggggccgcgggagGCCGGGGGCCTGGCCCGCCGGCACGGCCTGCTCTGCCTGGGCCAG GTGATGGAGGGAGAGCCTTATTATCATTTCAAACACCGCGGCACCAGGCAGAAAGCCTTAAGCAGACACTGGGGCTGGAATATGCGCCTGACGAAAGAGCCCAAG GTCCTCTGGTTTGAGCAGCAAACCGTAAAGAAGCGCACGAAGAGAAGCGTCAGCGTGGTGCCAACAGATCCCTGGTTCCATAAACAGTGGTACATG AACAATGACATCGATCCCGATCTAAACATCCTCACTGCTTGGAGCAAAGGGTACACCGGGCTGGGGGTCGTGCTGACCGTCCTGGATGATGGGATCGAGAAGGACCATCCGGACCTGTCGGCCAACTAC GACCCCCTGGCAAGTTACGACTTCAACAGCAACGACCCCGATCCCCAGCCCAGGTACACCACCAGGGATGAGAACCG GCATGGGACACGCTGTGCGGGAGAGGTGGCGGCTGCAGCCAACAACCGAATCTGCGGAGCAGGCGTTGCGTACAATGCCAGAGTCGGAG GTGTGCGGATGCTGGACGGTCCCATCACGGACGTGGTGGAGGCTCAGTCCCTCAGCCTGCGCCCCCAGCACATCCACATCTACAGCGCCAGCTGGGGCCCCGAGGATGACGGGAAGACTGTGGACGGGCCAGGCGTGCTGGCCGCGGAGGCCTTCTACAGAGGGGTCACCAAA GGACGGGGTGGCCTCGGCTCCATCTTCATCTGGGCCTCCGGCAACGGCGGGCTCAACTACGACAACTGCAACTGTGACGGCTACGCCAACAGCATCTACACCCTGTCGGTGGGCAGCGTCCTGGCAGGCGGCCAGAGGCCCTGGTACGGCGAGGGCTGCTCCGCCATCCTCACCACCACCTACAGCAGCAGGACCACGAGCGAGGTGCAGATC GTGACCACCGACCTGCACCACCGCTGCACCGACAAGCACACGGGCACCTCCGCCTCGGCCCCGCTGGCTGCCGGAATGATCGCCCTCGCGCTGGAGGCCAA CCCAGCACTGACCTGGCGAGACCTGCAGCATCTCGTCATCAGGACCTCCAAGCCTGCCCACCTGCAGGCAGAAGACTGGGCCGTGAACGGGGTCGGACGCAAGG TGAGCCACCACTATGGCTACGGGCTCCTGGACGCTGGTCTGCTGGTGGAGATGGCCAAGGCATGGCCAGGAACTCGGCCTCAGCGGAGGTGTTCGGTCAAGGCTCTTCACGCCCCCCG GAACATCGGCTCCAAGCTCACCGTCTCTACGGACATCTCCTCCTGCTCGGGGAGGACCAAGCGCATCCGCTCGCTGGAGCACGTCCAGGTCCAGCTCTCTCTGAGCTACAGCCGCAGGGGGGACCTGGTGATCGCTCTGACCAGCCCGATGGGGACCACGTCCACGCTGGTGACCGTGCG cccatACGACACCAGCCAGCAGGGCTACAAGGACTGGACCTTCATGTCCACGCACTTCTGGGACGAGAACCCCAACGGGACCTGGACGCTCCGGCTAGAGAACAAGGGCGATGCCTATAACACAG GTCTGCTGGCCAGCTTCATCCTGCACCTCCACGGCACAGACGAGGACGTGACGGCCAGGCGCTTTGCAGCCTCTGCCGTGGACGAGTGCGTCAGGCGGGATGCGCAGGGAGCGTGCGAGG AGTGCGGCAGCTCTTTGTACGCGTACCAGCGCTCCTGCCTGTCCTACTGCCCTCCGCGCCACTACGCCCGTACCCAGAGAGCCGCCGCCACGAACGCGGCCCGCGTCTGTGCCAGCTGCCACCCCTCCTGCTACACGTGCCAGGGCGCTTCGGCCAACAACTGCACGGCCTGTCCCCCCGCCTGCGCCTTCGATGAGCTCGcccgctcctgctcccctctgcagGGCTTCCCCCCCaaggaggggctgcagagggactttctccctgtcctcatctgcGGGGGTCTGATCCTCTCAGCCATCCTCTGTGTCACATACCGTGTGGCCTTTTGCATCGTGAAAGGTAGCTCCTGCTGTCCCCGGGCTGGAAGGACAGTGTGA
- the PCSK4 gene encoding proprotein convertase subtilisin/kexin type 4 isoform X8, with amino-acid sequence MIFYPAEATAWLTWLCCPEARQDGLQTAARGSLLAPETQHRPCWVQTQIGNCSRAREGGKLGIFSLAAASPFQTGTENRGPLLFGGSGASALPLPPKVHRTRARPQPRDRFARKTPDRVQTQPAHSGTCPFTDPFPPRSGKTSPAAGKGPGTRAQWATGKPQAPLGRFYIKYRIGARGQVMEGEPYYHFKHRGTRQKALSRHWGWNMRLTKEPKVLWFEQQTVKKRTKRSVSVVPTDPWFHKQWYMNNDIDPDLNILTAWSKGYTGLGVVLTVLDDGIEKDHPDLSANYDPLASYDFNSNDPDPQPRYTTRDENRHGTRCAGEVAAAANNRICGAGVAYNARVGGVRMLDGPITDVVEAQSLSLRPQHIHIYSASWGPEDDGKTVDGPGVLAAEAFYRGVTKGRGGLGSIFIWASGNGGLNYDNCNCDGYANSIYTLSVGSVLAGGQRPWYGEGCSAILTTTYSSRTTSEVQIVTTDLHHRCTDKHTGTSASAPLAAGMIALALEANPALTWRDLQHLVIRTSKPAHLQAEDWAVNGVGRKVSHHYGYGLLDAGLLVEMAKAWPGTRPQRRCSVKALHAPRNIGSKLTVSTDISSCSGRTKRIRSLEHVQVQLSLSYSRRGDLVIALTSPMGTTSTLVTVRPYDTSQQGYKDWTFMSTHFWDENPNGTWTLRLENKGDAYNTGLLASFILHLHGTDEDVTARRFAASAVDECVRRDAQGACEECGSSLYAYQRSCLSYCPPRHYARTQRAAATNAARVCASCHPSCYTCQGASANNCTACPPACAFDELARSCSPLQGFPPKEGLQRDFLPVLICGGLILSAILCVTYRVAFCIVKGSSCCPRAGRTV; translated from the exons ATGATTTTTTACCCAGCCGAAGCCACCGCGTGGCTGACGTGGCTGTGCTGCCCAGAGGCCAGGCAAGATGGGCTCCAAACTGCAGCCCGTGGGTCGCTACTGGCTCCAGAGACGCAGCACCGACCCTGCTGGGTTCAAACACAAATTGGGAATTGCTCCAGAgccagggagggggggaaattgGGTATTTTTAGTTTAGCGGCAGCTTCTCCTTTCCAGACAGGGACTGAGAACAGGGGACCATTGCTCTTTGGTGGAAGCGGTGCCTCCGCTCTTCCCCTACCCCCAAAAGTCCATCGCACCCGAGCACGACCACAGCCCCGGGACCGTTTTGCTCGGAAGACGCCCGACCGCGTCCAAACACAACCCGCTCACAGCGGCACGTGCCCGTTCACGGACCCCTTTCCTCCTCGGAGCGGGAAAACGAGCCCTGCAGCGGGTAAAGGGCCAGGGACTCGCGCCCAGTGGGCAACCGGGAAACCCCAGGCCCCTCTTGGGAGGTTTTATATAAAATACCGAATCGGAGCACGCGGACAG GTGATGGAGGGAGAGCCTTATTATCATTTCAAACACCGCGGCACCAGGCAGAAAGCCTTAAGCAGACACTGGGGCTGGAATATGCGCCTGACGAAAGAGCCCAAG GTCCTCTGGTTTGAGCAGCAAACCGTAAAGAAGCGCACGAAGAGAAGCGTCAGCGTGGTGCCAACAGATCCCTGGTTCCATAAACAGTGGTACATG AACAATGACATCGATCCCGATCTAAACATCCTCACTGCTTGGAGCAAAGGGTACACCGGGCTGGGGGTCGTGCTGACCGTCCTGGATGATGGGATCGAGAAGGACCATCCGGACCTGTCGGCCAACTAC GACCCCCTGGCAAGTTACGACTTCAACAGCAACGACCCCGATCCCCAGCCCAGGTACACCACCAGGGATGAGAACCG GCATGGGACACGCTGTGCGGGAGAGGTGGCGGCTGCAGCCAACAACCGAATCTGCGGAGCAGGCGTTGCGTACAATGCCAGAGTCGGAG GTGTGCGGATGCTGGACGGTCCCATCACGGACGTGGTGGAGGCTCAGTCCCTCAGCCTGCGCCCCCAGCACATCCACATCTACAGCGCCAGCTGGGGCCCCGAGGATGACGGGAAGACTGTGGACGGGCCAGGCGTGCTGGCCGCGGAGGCCTTCTACAGAGGGGTCACCAAA GGACGGGGTGGCCTCGGCTCCATCTTCATCTGGGCCTCCGGCAACGGCGGGCTCAACTACGACAACTGCAACTGTGACGGCTACGCCAACAGCATCTACACCCTGTCGGTGGGCAGCGTCCTGGCAGGCGGCCAGAGGCCCTGGTACGGCGAGGGCTGCTCCGCCATCCTCACCACCACCTACAGCAGCAGGACCACGAGCGAGGTGCAGATC GTGACCACCGACCTGCACCACCGCTGCACCGACAAGCACACGGGCACCTCCGCCTCGGCCCCGCTGGCTGCCGGAATGATCGCCCTCGCGCTGGAGGCCAA CCCAGCACTGACCTGGCGAGACCTGCAGCATCTCGTCATCAGGACCTCCAAGCCTGCCCACCTGCAGGCAGAAGACTGGGCCGTGAACGGGGTCGGACGCAAGG TGAGCCACCACTATGGCTACGGGCTCCTGGACGCTGGTCTGCTGGTGGAGATGGCCAAGGCATGGCCAGGAACTCGGCCTCAGCGGAGGTGTTCGGTCAAGGCTCTTCACGCCCCCCG GAACATCGGCTCCAAGCTCACCGTCTCTACGGACATCTCCTCCTGCTCGGGGAGGACCAAGCGCATCCGCTCGCTGGAGCACGTCCAGGTCCAGCTCTCTCTGAGCTACAGCCGCAGGGGGGACCTGGTGATCGCTCTGACCAGCCCGATGGGGACCACGTCCACGCTGGTGACCGTGCG cccatACGACACCAGCCAGCAGGGCTACAAGGACTGGACCTTCATGTCCACGCACTTCTGGGACGAGAACCCCAACGGGACCTGGACGCTCCGGCTAGAGAACAAGGGCGATGCCTATAACACAG GTCTGCTGGCCAGCTTCATCCTGCACCTCCACGGCACAGACGAGGACGTGACGGCCAGGCGCTTTGCAGCCTCTGCCGTGGACGAGTGCGTCAGGCGGGATGCGCAGGGAGCGTGCGAGG AGTGCGGCAGCTCTTTGTACGCGTACCAGCGCTCCTGCCTGTCCTACTGCCCTCCGCGCCACTACGCCCGTACCCAGAGAGCCGCCGCCACGAACGCGGCCCGCGTCTGTGCCAGCTGCCACCCCTCCTGCTACACGTGCCAGGGCGCTTCGGCCAACAACTGCACGGCCTGTCCCCCCGCCTGCGCCTTCGATGAGCTCGcccgctcctgctcccctctgcagGGCTTCCCCCCCaaggaggggctgcagagggactttctccctgtcctcatctgcGGGGGTCTGATCCTCTCAGCCATCCTCTGTGTCACATACCGTGTGGCCTTTTGCATCGTGAAAGGTAGCTCCTGCTGTCCCCGGGCTGGAAGGACAGTGTGA
- the PCSK4 gene encoding proprotein convertase subtilisin/kexin type 4 isoform X7: MIFYPAEATAWLTWLCCPEARQDGLQTAARGSLLAPETQHRPCWVQTQIGNCSRAREGGKLGIFSLAAASPFQTGTENRGPLLFGGSGASALPLPPKVHRTRARPQPRDRFARKTPDRVQTQPAHSGTCPFTDPFPPRSGKTSPAAGKGPGTRAQWATGKPQAPLGRFYIKYRIGARGQVMEGEPYYHFKHRGTRQKALSRHWGWNMRLTKEPKVLWFEQQTVKKRTKRSVSVVPTDPWFHKQWYMNNDIDPDLNILTAWSKGYTGLGVVLTVLDDGIEKDHPDLSANYDPLASYDFNSNDPDPQPRYTTRDENRHGTRCAGEVAAAANNRICGAGVAYNARVGGVRMLDGPITDVVEAQSLSLRPQHIHIYSASWGPEDDGKTVDGPGVLAAEAFYRGVTKGRGGLGSIFIWASGNGGLNYDNCNCDGYANSIYTLSVGSVLAGGQRPWYGEGCSAILTTTYSSRTTSEVQIVTTDLHHRCTDKHTGTSASAPLAAGMIALALEANPALTWRDLQHLVIRTSKPAHLQAEDWAVNGVGRKVSHHYGYGLLDAGLLVEMAKAWPGTRPQRRCSVKALHAPRNIGSKLTVSTDISSCSGRTKRIRSLEHVQVQLSLSYSRRGDLVIALTSPMGTTSTLVTVRPWAVTPGPPLLSSSPYDTSQQGYKDWTFMSTHFWDENPNGTWTLRLENKGDAYNTGLLASFILHLHGTDEDVTARRFAASAVDECVRRDAQGACEECGSSLYAYQRSCLSYCPPRHYARTQRAAATNAARVCASCHPSCYTCQGASANNCTACPPACAFDELARSCSPLQGFPPKEGLQRDFLPVLICGGLILSAILCVTYRVAFCIVKGSSCCPRAGRTV, translated from the exons ATGATTTTTTACCCAGCCGAAGCCACCGCGTGGCTGACGTGGCTGTGCTGCCCAGAGGCCAGGCAAGATGGGCTCCAAACTGCAGCCCGTGGGTCGCTACTGGCTCCAGAGACGCAGCACCGACCCTGCTGGGTTCAAACACAAATTGGGAATTGCTCCAGAgccagggagggggggaaattgGGTATTTTTAGTTTAGCGGCAGCTTCTCCTTTCCAGACAGGGACTGAGAACAGGGGACCATTGCTCTTTGGTGGAAGCGGTGCCTCCGCTCTTCCCCTACCCCCAAAAGTCCATCGCACCCGAGCACGACCACAGCCCCGGGACCGTTTTGCTCGGAAGACGCCCGACCGCGTCCAAACACAACCCGCTCACAGCGGCACGTGCCCGTTCACGGACCCCTTTCCTCCTCGGAGCGGGAAAACGAGCCCTGCAGCGGGTAAAGGGCCAGGGACTCGCGCCCAGTGGGCAACCGGGAAACCCCAGGCCCCTCTTGGGAGGTTTTATATAAAATACCGAATCGGAGCACGCGGACAG GTGATGGAGGGAGAGCCTTATTATCATTTCAAACACCGCGGCACCAGGCAGAAAGCCTTAAGCAGACACTGGGGCTGGAATATGCGCCTGACGAAAGAGCCCAAG GTCCTCTGGTTTGAGCAGCAAACCGTAAAGAAGCGCACGAAGAGAAGCGTCAGCGTGGTGCCAACAGATCCCTGGTTCCATAAACAGTGGTACATG AACAATGACATCGATCCCGATCTAAACATCCTCACTGCTTGGAGCAAAGGGTACACCGGGCTGGGGGTCGTGCTGACCGTCCTGGATGATGGGATCGAGAAGGACCATCCGGACCTGTCGGCCAACTAC GACCCCCTGGCAAGTTACGACTTCAACAGCAACGACCCCGATCCCCAGCCCAGGTACACCACCAGGGATGAGAACCG GCATGGGACACGCTGTGCGGGAGAGGTGGCGGCTGCAGCCAACAACCGAATCTGCGGAGCAGGCGTTGCGTACAATGCCAGAGTCGGAG GTGTGCGGATGCTGGACGGTCCCATCACGGACGTGGTGGAGGCTCAGTCCCTCAGCCTGCGCCCCCAGCACATCCACATCTACAGCGCCAGCTGGGGCCCCGAGGATGACGGGAAGACTGTGGACGGGCCAGGCGTGCTGGCCGCGGAGGCCTTCTACAGAGGGGTCACCAAA GGACGGGGTGGCCTCGGCTCCATCTTCATCTGGGCCTCCGGCAACGGCGGGCTCAACTACGACAACTGCAACTGTGACGGCTACGCCAACAGCATCTACACCCTGTCGGTGGGCAGCGTCCTGGCAGGCGGCCAGAGGCCCTGGTACGGCGAGGGCTGCTCCGCCATCCTCACCACCACCTACAGCAGCAGGACCACGAGCGAGGTGCAGATC GTGACCACCGACCTGCACCACCGCTGCACCGACAAGCACACGGGCACCTCCGCCTCGGCCCCGCTGGCTGCCGGAATGATCGCCCTCGCGCTGGAGGCCAA CCCAGCACTGACCTGGCGAGACCTGCAGCATCTCGTCATCAGGACCTCCAAGCCTGCCCACCTGCAGGCAGAAGACTGGGCCGTGAACGGGGTCGGACGCAAGG TGAGCCACCACTATGGCTACGGGCTCCTGGACGCTGGTCTGCTGGTGGAGATGGCCAAGGCATGGCCAGGAACTCGGCCTCAGCGGAGGTGTTCGGTCAAGGCTCTTCACGCCCCCCG GAACATCGGCTCCAAGCTCACCGTCTCTACGGACATCTCCTCCTGCTCGGGGAGGACCAAGCGCATCCGCTCGCTGGAGCACGTCCAGGTCCAGCTCTCTCTGAGCTACAGCCGCAGGGGGGACCTGGTGATCGCTCTGACCAGCCCGATGGGGACCACGTCCACGCTGGTGACCGTGCG cccctgggcGGTCACTCCCggccctcctctcctctcctccagcccatACGACACCAGCCAGCAGGGCTACAAGGACTGGACCTTCATGTCCACGCACTTCTGGGACGAGAACCCCAACGGGACCTGGACGCTCCGGCTAGAGAACAAGGGCGATGCCTATAACACAG GTCTGCTGGCCAGCTTCATCCTGCACCTCCACGGCACAGACGAGGACGTGACGGCCAGGCGCTTTGCAGCCTCTGCCGTGGACGAGTGCGTCAGGCGGGATGCGCAGGGAGCGTGCGAGG AGTGCGGCAGCTCTTTGTACGCGTACCAGCGCTCCTGCCTGTCCTACTGCCCTCCGCGCCACTACGCCCGTACCCAGAGAGCCGCCGCCACGAACGCGGCCCGCGTCTGTGCCAGCTGCCACCCCTCCTGCTACACGTGCCAGGGCGCTTCGGCCAACAACTGCACGGCCTGTCCCCCCGCCTGCGCCTTCGATGAGCTCGcccgctcctgctcccctctgcagGGCTTCCCCCCCaaggaggggctgcagagggactttctccctgtcctcatctgcGGGGGTCTGATCCTCTCAGCCATCCTCTGTGTCACATACCGTGTGGCCTTTTGCATCGTGAAAGGTAGCTCCTGCTGTCCCCGGGCTGGAAGGACAGTGTGA
- the PCSK4 gene encoding proprotein convertase subtilisin/kexin type 4 isoform X2, with protein sequence MIFYPAEATAWLTWLCCPEARQDGLQTAARGSLLAPETQHRPCWVQTQIGNCSRAREGGKLGIFSLAAASPFQTGTENRGPLLFGGSGASALPLPPKVHRTRARPQPRDRFARKTPDRVQTQPAHSGTCPFTDPFPPRSGKTSPAAGKGPGTRAQWATGKPQAPLGRFYIKYRIGARGQVMEGEPYYHFKHRGTRQKALSRHWGWNMRLTKEPKVLWFEQQTVKKRTKRSVSVVPTDPWFHKQWYMNNDIDPDLNILTAWSKGYTGLGVVLTVLDDGIEKDHPDLSANYDPLASYDFNSNDPDPQPRYTTRDENRHGTRCAGEVAAAANNRICGAGVAYNARVGGVRMLDGPITDVVEAQSLSLRPQHIHIYSASWGPEDDGKTVDGPGVLAAEAFYRGVTKGRGGLGSIFIWASGNGGLNYDNCNCDGYANSIYTLSVGSVLAGGQRPWYGEGCSAILTTTYSSRTTSEVTTDLHHRCTDKHTGTSASAPLAAGMIALALEANPALTWRDLQHLVIRTSKPAHLQAEDWAVNGVGRKVSHHYGYGLLDAGLLVEMAKAWPGTRPQRRCSVKALHAPRNIGSKLTVSTDISSCSGRTKRIRSLEHVQVQLSLSYSRRGDLVIALTSPMGTTSTLVTVRPWAVTPGPPLLSSSPYDTSQQGYKDWTFMSTHFWDENPNGTWTLRLENKGDAYNTEPSFSAGPRLFVLRASTQPGRGGNGLLSSLWPQSFQPHIHQLADPKPWRMGTQLPSAPSPVPPAPRSAGQLHPAPPRHRRGRDGQALCSLCRGRVRQAGCAGSVRGAPACPTALRATTPVPREPPPRTRPASVPAATPPATRARALRPTTARPVPPPAPSMSSPAPAPLCRASPPRRGCRGTFSLSSSAGV encoded by the exons ATGATTTTTTACCCAGCCGAAGCCACCGCGTGGCTGACGTGGCTGTGCTGCCCAGAGGCCAGGCAAGATGGGCTCCAAACTGCAGCCCGTGGGTCGCTACTGGCTCCAGAGACGCAGCACCGACCCTGCTGGGTTCAAACACAAATTGGGAATTGCTCCAGAgccagggagggggggaaattgGGTATTTTTAGTTTAGCGGCAGCTTCTCCTTTCCAGACAGGGACTGAGAACAGGGGACCATTGCTCTTTGGTGGAAGCGGTGCCTCCGCTCTTCCCCTACCCCCAAAAGTCCATCGCACCCGAGCACGACCACAGCCCCGGGACCGTTTTGCTCGGAAGACGCCCGACCGCGTCCAAACACAACCCGCTCACAGCGGCACGTGCCCGTTCACGGACCCCTTTCCTCCTCGGAGCGGGAAAACGAGCCCTGCAGCGGGTAAAGGGCCAGGGACTCGCGCCCAGTGGGCAACCGGGAAACCCCAGGCCCCTCTTGGGAGGTTTTATATAAAATACCGAATCGGAGCACGCGGACAG GTGATGGAGGGAGAGCCTTATTATCATTTCAAACACCGCGGCACCAGGCAGAAAGCCTTAAGCAGACACTGGGGCTGGAATATGCGCCTGACGAAAGAGCCCAAG GTCCTCTGGTTTGAGCAGCAAACCGTAAAGAAGCGCACGAAGAGAAGCGTCAGCGTGGTGCCAACAGATCCCTGGTTCCATAAACAGTGGTACATG AACAATGACATCGATCCCGATCTAAACATCCTCACTGCTTGGAGCAAAGGGTACACCGGGCTGGGGGTCGTGCTGACCGTCCTGGATGATGGGATCGAGAAGGACCATCCGGACCTGTCGGCCAACTAC GACCCCCTGGCAAGTTACGACTTCAACAGCAACGACCCCGATCCCCAGCCCAGGTACACCACCAGGGATGAGAACCG GCATGGGACACGCTGTGCGGGAGAGGTGGCGGCTGCAGCCAACAACCGAATCTGCGGAGCAGGCGTTGCGTACAATGCCAGAGTCGGAG GTGTGCGGATGCTGGACGGTCCCATCACGGACGTGGTGGAGGCTCAGTCCCTCAGCCTGCGCCCCCAGCACATCCACATCTACAGCGCCAGCTGGGGCCCCGAGGATGACGGGAAGACTGTGGACGGGCCAGGCGTGCTGGCCGCGGAGGCCTTCTACAGAGGGGTCACCAAA GGACGGGGTGGCCTCGGCTCCATCTTCATCTGGGCCTCCGGCAACGGCGGGCTCAACTACGACAACTGCAACTGTGACGGCTACGCCAACAGCATCTACACCCTGTCGGTGGGCAGCGTCCTGGCAGGCGGCCAGAGGCCCTGGTACGGCGAGGGCTGCTCCGCCATCCTCACCACCACCTACAGCAGCAGGACCACGAGCGAG GTGACCACCGACCTGCACCACCGCTGCACCGACAAGCACACGGGCACCTCCGCCTCGGCCCCGCTGGCTGCCGGAATGATCGCCCTCGCGCTGGAGGCCAA CCCAGCACTGACCTGGCGAGACCTGCAGCATCTCGTCATCAGGACCTCCAAGCCTGCCCACCTGCAGGCAGAAGACTGGGCCGTGAACGGGGTCGGACGCAAGG TGAGCCACCACTATGGCTACGGGCTCCTGGACGCTGGTCTGCTGGTGGAGATGGCCAAGGCATGGCCAGGAACTCGGCCTCAGCGGAGGTGTTCGGTCAAGGCTCTTCACGCCCCCCG GAACATCGGCTCCAAGCTCACCGTCTCTACGGACATCTCCTCCTGCTCGGGGAGGACCAAGCGCATCCGCTCGCTGGAGCACGTCCAGGTCCAGCTCTCTCTGAGCTACAGCCGCAGGGGGGACCTGGTGATCGCTCTGACCAGCCCGATGGGGACCACGTCCACGCTGGTGACCGTGCG cccctgggcGGTCACTCCCggccctcctctcctctcctccagcccatACGACACCAGCCAGCAGGGCTACAAGGACTGGACCTTCATGTCCACGCACTTCTGGGACGAGAACCCCAACGGGACCTGGACGCTCCGGCTAGAGAACAAGGGCGATGCCTATAACACAG AGCCCTCTTTTTCTGCAGGGCCacgtttgtttgttttgagggcCAGCACGCAGCCAGGAAGGGGTGGCAATGGCTTGCTCTCCTCCCTGTGGCCCCAGAGCTTCCAGCCCCACATCCACCAGCTTGCAGATCCCAAACCCTGGAGGATGGGAACGCAGCTGCCATCAGCACCGAGTCCTGTCCCTCCCGCCCCCAGGTCTGCTGGCCAGCTTCATCCTGCACCTCCACGGCACAGACGAGGACGTGACGGCCAGGCGCTTTGCAGCCTCTGCCGTGGACGAGTGCGTCAGGCGGGATGCGCAGGGAGCGTGCGAGG CGCTCCTGCCTGTCCTACTGCCCTCCGCGCCACTACGCCCGTACCCAGAGAGCCGCCGCCACGAACGCGGCCCGCGTCTGTGCCAGCTGCCACCCCTCCTGCTACACGTGCCAGGGCGCTTCGGCCAACAACTGCACGGCCTGTCCCCCCGCCTGCGCCTTCGATGAGCTCGcccgctcctgctcccctctgcagGGCTTCCCCCCCaaggaggggctgcagagggactttctccctgtcctcatctgcGGGGGTCTGA